Proteins from one Neodiprion fabricii isolate iyNeoFabr1 chromosome 5, iyNeoFabr1.1, whole genome shotgun sequence genomic window:
- the LOC124183289 gene encoding serine/threonine-protein kinase S6KL isoform X3, with amino-acid sequence MGNCVDKTKKYTAENARQEPQVAYASYSSLDNVLSRRSSRFALFSGSSAGNSTTSAHVEWSRRSRASRVSRISRISRRTGSQDTPEDPCSLSKTRWPVPQFEAAFLPEFKIKETAYKTNYDIIDLISKGAYGQVYKVRSRIDGEIFALKVLNKAQIIAEDAIERVKDEVRIQQVVGHHPFVVNASRYWQDKRRLYVGSDYVSGGELFTLVEGYGNLPEDAVRILVAEVALAIDFLHNAGIIHRDVKASNVLLDEEGHAQLIDFGFAKWLKHGQKTSTLCGTPQYIAPEILRGEPYGHAIDWWSLGVLMYFLLTSEMVYGRRLRLEYVRQVVLNGTRRPRDTSKRIS; translated from the exons ATGGGAAATTGTGTggataaaacaaagaaatacaCGGCAGAGAATGCGAGGCAGGAACCTCAGGTCGCCTACGCAAGTTAC TCCAGCCTTGACAACGTATTAAGCCGCCGGAGCTCAAGATTTGCTCTATTCAGTGGGAGTAGCGCAGGCAACTCGACGACATCTGCACACGTCGAATGGTCAAGACGCTCCCGTGCTTCTCGTGTTTCCCGGATTTCACGAATCTCTCGGCGAAC TGGCAGTCAAGATACACCTGAGGATCCGTGCTCATTATCAAAGACGAGATGGCCGGTACCGCAATTTGAAGCAGCCTTTTTACCTGAGTTCAAAATTAAAGAAACTGCGTACAAGACAAATTATGATATCATCGATCTCATATCTAAGGGTGCTTACGGCCAGGTGTACAAAGTCCGCAGCCGAATTGACGGGGAAATATTTGCACTGAAGGTTCTCAATAAGGCACAAATAATTGCTGAGGATGCCATTGAGCGTGTCAAAGACGAG GTGCGCATACAGCAAGTTGTCGGGCATCATCCGTTTGTGGTGAATGCCTCACGTTATTGGCAGGACAAAAGGCGACTCTATGTTG GTAGTGACTATGTTTCTGGTGGTGAATTGTTTACTTTGGTCGAAGGATACGGAAACCTACCCGAAGATGCAGTGAGAATTCTTGTGGCTGAAGTTGCGTTAGCTATAG ATTTCCTCCATAACGCCGGTATTATTCATCGGGATGTAAAAGCTTCCAATGTGCTTTTGGACGAGGAGGGTCATGCCCAACTGATAGATTTTGGTTTTGCAAAGTGGTTGAAGCATGGACAAAAAACGTCAACGCTTTGCGGAACTCCGCAATACAtag CTCCAGAGATTCTACGTGGAGAGCCATATGGTCATGCTATCGACTGGTGGTCTCTTGGTGTCCTCATGTACTTTCTGTTGACATCAGAG aTGGTATACGGCCGGAGACTACGTCTCGAATACGTGCGGCAGGTCGTTCTTAACGGTACACGTAGACCTCGCGATACGTCGAAACGAATTTCATAA
- the LOC124183290 gene encoding neurofilament heavy polypeptide-like, whose translation MMKAAQILLLAVAMVAVTDSLPLAAPSPEDVHPVIPLESVKESLRSGQVETKSPITEVKSEDASSVAVVDIVEQKLKEAKSTEPEAAKPIEETPSIVLPTEGEAAAKPVETKETVVETPKEEVKKIDTPEVESEESKPVVARSEESSPKTEEINTAEVPIPISAEKSLVTETKEAEAAVLSTEEKIASALPAAKELPHEASLIVDSIVKDQSENLQKQEEKIVDIAERVTRGGKITPDSESPEKSEVGQEQAAIVTPVEKTSIPKLVSEAVDSVSRSVEESKKELSASIDNAQSAAASEKIVEATKVAEQESRKVEDAVSEIKEEPAVKEEIKGEKEGSLTLEEGSAATENEEKKEETELKEEKPAAAEEKPKELQTPAADDLPNAEQLTDNNQPKKPEPEAEKSEETSQESSEESSSSEESGEEKKVSKHDEDSSQEESIEKSETGKISTSEK comes from the exons ATGATGAAGGCGGCACAGATTCTACTGCTCGCCGTGGCTATGGTCGCGGTTACCGACTCCTTGCCTCTGGCCGCACCCTCGCCTGAGGATGTTCACCCGGTTATACCGCTTGAGAGCGTCAAGGAGTCGTTGCGGTCGGGTCAAGTAGAGACGAAGAGTCCAATTACGGAGGTAAAATCGGAGGATGCTTCCTCGGTTGCGGTCGTCGATATTGTGGAGCAGAAACTGAAGGAGGCCAAGTCCACTGAACCCGAAGCTGCCAAGCCGATCGAGGAAACCCCGAGCATTGTTCTTCCCACGGAAGGAGAGGCGGCGGCCAAACCGGTAGAGACGAAGGAAACGGTCGTCGAAACGCCAAAGGAGGAGGTGAAGAAAATCGACACTCCCGAAGTTGAGTCGGAAGAGTCGAAGCCGGTAGTAGCCCGATCGGAGGAGTCGTCGCCGAAAACCGAGGAG ATTAATACGGCGGAAGTTCCGATTCCAATCTCAGCCGAGAAGAGCCTTGTAACGGAGACAAAGGAAGCTGAAGCTGCAGTTTTATCGACGGAGGAAAAAATCGCGTCTGCATTACCGGCGGCTAAGGAACTGCCCCACGAAGCTTCATTGATCGTCGACTCGATCGTCAAGGATCAGAGCGAGAACCTGCAGAAACAGGAAGAAAAGATCGTAGACATCGCCGAGCGTGTAACTCGCGGAGGAAAAATTACCCCGGATAGCGAGAGCCCGGAGAAAAGTGAAGTAGGACAGGAACAGGCTGCGATCGTGACGCCGGTTGAGAAAACTTCGATACCGAAACTCGTGAGCGAAGCCGTTGACAGCGTTTCCAGGTCAGTGGAGGAATCCAAGAAGGAACTGTCTGCCTCGATCGATAACGCGCAATCAGCGGCGGCAAGTGAGAAGATAGTAGAAGCAACAAAGGTAGCCGAACAAGAATCCAGGAAGGTGGAAGACGCGGTGTCTGAAATCAAAGAGGAGCCAGCAGTGAAGGAGGAGATTAAGGGTGAGAAGGAGGGCAGTTTGACTCTTGAAGAAGGATCAGCAGCTACTGAGAatgaggaaaagaaagaagagacgGAATTAAAGGAGGAAAAACCGGCTGCGGCAGAAGAGAAGCCAAAAGAACTTCAAACTCCGGCTGCTGATGATCTCCCAAACGCTGAACAACTGACCGACAATAATCAGCCGAAAAAACCTGAACCGGAAGCGGAAAAATCTGAGGAAACATCGCAAGAATCGAGCGAGGAATCTTCTTCAAGCGAGGAAAgcggagaggagaaaaaagtaagcaAGCATGACGAGGATTCAAGTCAAGAGGAAAGTATTGAGAAAAGCGAGACCGGAAAAATATCTActtcagaaaaataa
- the LOC124183287 gene encoding uncharacterized protein LOC124183287 isoform X1, translating to MKKSSKHCPPFDNVLLKRWLLHVGPVRRKILLVKFKDHLVNLGLRHSAVRKGLLQLSSSPVVCLKRVATTVQRSKKCDDKFHLSLVFKESEQPFDTNNNGKNVGSMNADFHFSFSMNRSSSLAALTMKESHMTKPSAHSSNEPSTSSLDKNKNKNEVIADKFSRKIRSSSPSRRKSGSKTKKRVREENPNGITWRLIPIDSDWSPKPSNDDVLLRQQQMKRKIKINRKFKELFGEDSDVNEYGICPATHIQSKPRQSSSSGTSDYKLGRESSIFVCLRKKPKLHHDHGSDKASVPCQRTCRTSSRLGSDSPTQSKALRDSAQKQILQLQSTSDSSLFPDYRNVSNPALPTSCTDTYDRENTAKFQSIAEKQCKPATPFDNGLYENISTVGNPPILDTALLAELQTDDGRSDSILDSGLTLDSINSSPQPSATFETTSSQHEESSAVEHDIKKRQLVEADSVNGTTAMETQNFIETDSTEAVSEVEIMVEKIRKPRKISAHSLSDRTSFCVSNSSDRKFSPYSDRTQITDNLQKEPDSLNDSTCCPLVTQEFDHNPSSTTDIKPNIYELDMSSCATNRLLGALDKIFLTLLCRRRVRERQLGAKKLAIKKNQQEEILMAQHELEAKFITFRMEIRYLFKRLFTKDQVINFIAQGLDHRTPNETKRFTKKEIEIAIMEADTQISLLKTETESSMLPSEPTEPTELTEAISEPRRVIGTIDLTDEGSSQDNDISMRLCDRSTHPPGSKNNDSKSGGVTNVGSGNDHNGNKIRPTLPSIAEVITISTEQFETIREEIVYPCNLCRARTSRVACARCVQAYYCSKNCQELHWVQAHYTKCVPYRGVISDK from the exons TTTAAGGACCATCTAGTTAATCTCGGACTCAGACATTCGGCAGTGCGTAAAGGCCTCTTGCAGTTGTCTTCCTCTCCTGTTGTCTGCTTAAAACGAGTCGCGACGACTGTACAG AGATCCAAGAAGTGTGATGATAAATTCCATCTCAGTTTAGTTTTCAAAGAAAGTGAACAACCGTTTGATACGAACAATAATGGGAAAAATGTGGGCTCCATGAACGCTgacttccatttttcattttcaatgaaCCGGTCGAGTTCTTTGGCAGCTCTTACAATGAAAGAAAGCCACATGACAAAACCTTCGGCTCATTCGAGCAATGAGCCCAGCACATCCAGTTtggacaaaaataaaaacaagaatgAAGTGATtgctgataaattttcaaggaAGATCAGATCTAGCAGCCCGTCAAGACGGAAAAGTGGttctaaaacaaaaaaacgggTCCGAGAAGAAAATCCTAATGGTATAACATGGCGACTAATTCCTATAGATAGTGATTGGAGTCCAAAGCCTTCAAACGATGATGTTCTACTTCGTCAGCAGCAAATGAAACGGAAGATAAAGATTAACAGAAAGTTTAAGGAACTTTTCGGTGAAGATAGCGATGTTAACGAATATGGCATCTGTCCTGCAACTCATATTCAATCAAAGCCTAGGCAATCCAGTTCTTCTGGAACCTCGGATTATAAACTTGGTCGGGAATCCTCGATTTTTGTTTGCTTGAGGAAAAAACCAAAACTACACCATGACCACGGCAGTGATAAAGCAAGTGTTCCGTGTCAAAGGACTTGTAGAACATCGTCAAGATTGGGTTCTGATAGTCCTACCCAATCTAAGGCTCTTAGAGACTCTGCACAAAAGCAAATTTTGCAGCTGCAGAGCACCTCCGATTCTTCTCTATTTCCAGATTATCGTAATGTTTCAAACCCAGCACTTCCGACATCGTGCACTGACACTTATGATCGGGAAAATACTGCTAAGTTTCAGAGTATTGCTGAAAAGCAGTGTAAGCCTGCTACACCTTTCGACAATGGTTTATATGAAAACATATCGACTGTGGGCAATCCACCAATTTTAGACACTGCCTTATTGGCAGAACTGCAGACTGACGATGGAAGAAGTGACAGCATATTGGATTCAGG GTTAACCTTAGACAGCATCAATTCATCTCCTCAACCTTCTGCTACCTTTGAAACTACATCTTCGCAACACGAAGAGAGCTCAGCTGTTGAAcatgacataaaaaaaaggcAGCTAGTTGAAGCGGATTCCGTTAATGGAACAACAGCAATGGAAACACAAAACTTTATTGAAACTGATTCCACAGAGGCTGTCTCGGAAGTCGAAAttatggttgaaaaaataaggaaacCTCGAAAGATATCCGCTCATTCATTATCGGATCGCACAAGTTTCTGTGTATCAAATTCATCTGATAGGAAATTTTCGCCCTATTCAGATCGCACACAGATTACCGACAATTTGCAAAAGGAACCGGACTCGTTGAATGATTCAACGTGTTGTCCACTTGTTACTCAAGAATTCGATCATAACCCATCATCAACAACTGATATTAAACCAAATATATATGAGTTAGACATGTCGTCTTGTGCGACCAACAGACTTCTAGGAGCtttggataaaatatttttgactcTCCTTTGTAGGCGTAGAGTTCGCGAGCGACAGCTGGGAGCTAAAAAGCTcgccataaaaaaaaatcagcaagaAGAAATTCTGATGGCTCAGCACGAACTTGAAgcgaaatttattacatttagGATGGAAATTCGCTATCTATTCAAAAGACTGTTCACCAAAGATCAGgtaatcaattttattgctcAAGGTCTTGATCACAGAACGCCAAATGAAACTAAACGCtttacgaaaaaagaaatagaaatagcAATTATGGAAGCAGACACACAAATTTCACTGCTTAAAACGGAAACTGAATCCAGTATGTTGCCAAGTGAGCCAACTGAACCAACTGAACTAACAGAGGCTATCAGTGAACCTAGGAGGGTGATCGGCACCATAGATTTGACAGATGAAGGTTCAAGCCAAGACAATGACATTAGTATGCGACTATGTGACAGAAGCACACACCCTCCTGGCTCAAAAAATAACGATTCAAAATCGGGTGGCGTCACGAATGTCGGTAGTGGGAATGATCACAATGGCAACAAAATTCGCCCTACATTACCGAGTATTGCCGAAGTAATTACCATTTCTACAGAACAATTTGAGACGATACGAGAGGAGATTGTGTATCCTTGTAATCTGTGCCGTGCGCGTACCAGTCGGGTTGCTTGTGCCAGATGCGTACAAGCATATTATTGTTCAAAAAACTGTCAGGAATTACACTGGGTTCAGGCACATTACACAAAATGTGTGCCGTATCGAGGAGTAATTTCTGATAAGTGA
- the LOC124183287 gene encoding uncharacterized protein LOC124183287 isoform X2, whose protein sequence is MNADFHFSFSMNRSSSLAALTMKESHMTKPSAHSSNEPSTSSLDKNKNKNEVIADKFSRKIRSSSPSRRKSGSKTKKRVREENPNGITWRLIPIDSDWSPKPSNDDVLLRQQQMKRKIKINRKFKELFGEDSDVNEYGICPATHIQSKPRQSSSSGTSDYKLGRESSIFVCLRKKPKLHHDHGSDKASVPCQRTCRTSSRLGSDSPTQSKALRDSAQKQILQLQSTSDSSLFPDYRNVSNPALPTSCTDTYDRENTAKFQSIAEKQCKPATPFDNGLYENISTVGNPPILDTALLAELQTDDGRSDSILDSGLTLDSINSSPQPSATFETTSSQHEESSAVEHDIKKRQLVEADSVNGTTAMETQNFIETDSTEAVSEVEIMVEKIRKPRKISAHSLSDRTSFCVSNSSDRKFSPYSDRTQITDNLQKEPDSLNDSTCCPLVTQEFDHNPSSTTDIKPNIYELDMSSCATNRLLGALDKIFLTLLCRRRVRERQLGAKKLAIKKNQQEEILMAQHELEAKFITFRMEIRYLFKRLFTKDQVINFIAQGLDHRTPNETKRFTKKEIEIAIMEADTQISLLKTETESSMLPSEPTEPTELTEAISEPRRVIGTIDLTDEGSSQDNDISMRLCDRSTHPPGSKNNDSKSGGVTNVGSGNDHNGNKIRPTLPSIAEVITISTEQFETIREEIVYPCNLCRARTSRVACARCVQAYYCSKNCQELHWVQAHYTKCVPYRGVISDK, encoded by the exons ATGAACGCTgacttccatttttcattttcaatgaaCCGGTCGAGTTCTTTGGCAGCTCTTACAATGAAAGAAAGCCACATGACAAAACCTTCGGCTCATTCGAGCAATGAGCCCAGCACATCCAGTTtggacaaaaataaaaacaagaatgAAGTGATtgctgataaattttcaaggaAGATCAGATCTAGCAGCCCGTCAAGACGGAAAAGTGGttctaaaacaaaaaaacgggTCCGAGAAGAAAATCCTAATGGTATAACATGGCGACTAATTCCTATAGATAGTGATTGGAGTCCAAAGCCTTCAAACGATGATGTTCTACTTCGTCAGCAGCAAATGAAACGGAAGATAAAGATTAACAGAAAGTTTAAGGAACTTTTCGGTGAAGATAGCGATGTTAACGAATATGGCATCTGTCCTGCAACTCATATTCAATCAAAGCCTAGGCAATCCAGTTCTTCTGGAACCTCGGATTATAAACTTGGTCGGGAATCCTCGATTTTTGTTTGCTTGAGGAAAAAACCAAAACTACACCATGACCACGGCAGTGATAAAGCAAGTGTTCCGTGTCAAAGGACTTGTAGAACATCGTCAAGATTGGGTTCTGATAGTCCTACCCAATCTAAGGCTCTTAGAGACTCTGCACAAAAGCAAATTTTGCAGCTGCAGAGCACCTCCGATTCTTCTCTATTTCCAGATTATCGTAATGTTTCAAACCCAGCACTTCCGACATCGTGCACTGACACTTATGATCGGGAAAATACTGCTAAGTTTCAGAGTATTGCTGAAAAGCAGTGTAAGCCTGCTACACCTTTCGACAATGGTTTATATGAAAACATATCGACTGTGGGCAATCCACCAATTTTAGACACTGCCTTATTGGCAGAACTGCAGACTGACGATGGAAGAAGTGACAGCATATTGGATTCAGG GTTAACCTTAGACAGCATCAATTCATCTCCTCAACCTTCTGCTACCTTTGAAACTACATCTTCGCAACACGAAGAGAGCTCAGCTGTTGAAcatgacataaaaaaaaggcAGCTAGTTGAAGCGGATTCCGTTAATGGAACAACAGCAATGGAAACACAAAACTTTATTGAAACTGATTCCACAGAGGCTGTCTCGGAAGTCGAAAttatggttgaaaaaataaggaaacCTCGAAAGATATCCGCTCATTCATTATCGGATCGCACAAGTTTCTGTGTATCAAATTCATCTGATAGGAAATTTTCGCCCTATTCAGATCGCACACAGATTACCGACAATTTGCAAAAGGAACCGGACTCGTTGAATGATTCAACGTGTTGTCCACTTGTTACTCAAGAATTCGATCATAACCCATCATCAACAACTGATATTAAACCAAATATATATGAGTTAGACATGTCGTCTTGTGCGACCAACAGACTTCTAGGAGCtttggataaaatatttttgactcTCCTTTGTAGGCGTAGAGTTCGCGAGCGACAGCTGGGAGCTAAAAAGCTcgccataaaaaaaaatcagcaagaAGAAATTCTGATGGCTCAGCACGAACTTGAAgcgaaatttattacatttagGATGGAAATTCGCTATCTATTCAAAAGACTGTTCACCAAAGATCAGgtaatcaattttattgctcAAGGTCTTGATCACAGAACGCCAAATGAAACTAAACGCtttacgaaaaaagaaatagaaatagcAATTATGGAAGCAGACACACAAATTTCACTGCTTAAAACGGAAACTGAATCCAGTATGTTGCCAAGTGAGCCAACTGAACCAACTGAACTAACAGAGGCTATCAGTGAACCTAGGAGGGTGATCGGCACCATAGATTTGACAGATGAAGGTTCAAGCCAAGACAATGACATTAGTATGCGACTATGTGACAGAAGCACACACCCTCCTGGCTCAAAAAATAACGATTCAAAATCGGGTGGCGTCACGAATGTCGGTAGTGGGAATGATCACAATGGCAACAAAATTCGCCCTACATTACCGAGTATTGCCGAAGTAATTACCATTTCTACAGAACAATTTGAGACGATACGAGAGGAGATTGTGTATCCTTGTAATCTGTGCCGTGCGCGTACCAGTCGGGTTGCTTGTGCCAGATGCGTACAAGCATATTATTGTTCAAAAAACTGTCAGGAATTACACTGGGTTCAGGCACATTACACAAAATGTGTGCCGTATCGAGGAGTAATTTCTGATAAGTGA